In one Corallincola holothuriorum genomic region, the following are encoded:
- a CDS encoding response regulator, with translation MSSLFRTARSVYLVTAFFILLVSVTVWRLTEHNIQISKQQQVASLQTVLRITHQALLSWYEQQVNTLTAMINNPIYRPLANQLDLLPAEPELLRASPAHLTLNMQIMPMLTRMRYTGYQLIDRDGLVLSSNELDAIGQATPMLAQSELVSRLWRGEALISLPLKTRGDNLSYHQYVATPLFDGADQPFAALLIQQDAEQGLGQILQRARQGKSGEAFAFTSDGLMLSNSRFEKQLRALGLLDADQRSALNLKLADPGRALTVKQKAAVGANQPLTFLVQQALKQEQGIDVDGYRDYRGVEVVGAWQWDDKLGFGIAVEMDATEAFTLSRQGIFSAIGWTVLLATGTLAFAIIMIRHRRRFQKQDRLLTELINRAPIQLSIKDLEGRYLLVNDALASRYGRDKKNIVGGTVEQFLSLPEARLVRKHDQEVLDTTQVQLFEETFHLADEQEVLRTIRFPLLDLEGRIEALCAIAIDVTEEASLREALRQLNDELEQRVAQRTLEAIQANKAKSEFLANMSHEIRTPMNAVLGMVQLLLNTPLTAQQKDYVDKAQLSAKSLLQIINDILDFSKIEAGKLALEKIEFSLDKVLDQAVSLTSHKLVGKNVELLLALDPDVPTQLLGDPLRLTQVLTNLLSNASKFTPHGEITLQVRCIEEQRGNANLEFKVIDSGIGIEAERLESLFSPFEQADGSTTRQFGGTGLGLSICKRLVELMGGDISVTSDVGKGTSFSFCLNFVTLEKDAPISLSRALQGKLALVVDDSAGARNIYANMLQSFGVEVVEAQDGEVALAEIMKRARANTPFQLLLVDWKMPKMDGLQLLDHLLEMQHENPVFAMPRVLMMTAFGYEDDFARQHHMLSSRTLYKPFTPSALFDQLCELFQVQPLVDEHQGERYIDLTGCRLLLVEDNPINQQVAAELLLSRGADVSIASSGVQALSMQAKEQFDLILMDIQMPEMDGLEAARQLRDRGVDTPIIAMTAHAMNEDKEKSLAAGMNDHVTKPIDADHLFSVIAHWLGLSQSQEKQQQESQIFNGDFALRQCSDNKVLLGNSLRSFVGEAAKSMEAIAEFHRNRQGEELVALLHRLKGSAGNLGMQPLSASLAQGQQLCEQSNYDDEYEGWVTDFRALFQQTIQSVKSYLDDNADPVSRIVPVPRDALLGRLEALRVRIQDGEYIDDQEIARLKASFRAGEDSALFEQLSLSLISLDQEAALNYLSQLLELLRARYR, from the coding sequence ATGAGTAGCCTTTTTCGCACCGCTCGCAGTGTTTACTTAGTCACCGCATTTTTTATCTTGTTGGTGTCTGTGACCGTTTGGCGACTGACGGAACATAATATTCAGATATCGAAGCAACAGCAGGTTGCGTCGCTACAGACCGTTTTACGTATTACCCATCAAGCGTTGCTGTCTTGGTATGAGCAGCAGGTCAATACCCTGACCGCGATGATAAACAACCCCATTTATCGGCCGTTGGCTAATCAGCTGGACCTGCTACCAGCTGAGCCCGAATTGCTCCGAGCGTCGCCAGCGCATCTGACGTTGAATATGCAGATAATGCCGATGCTGACGCGGATGCGCTATACAGGCTACCAGCTGATAGATCGTGATGGTCTGGTGCTATCTAGCAACGAGCTCGATGCGATAGGTCAAGCCACCCCTATGCTTGCGCAATCTGAACTGGTTTCTCGTCTTTGGCGTGGTGAAGCCTTGATTAGCCTGCCGCTGAAAACACGCGGGGATAATCTTTCGTACCATCAGTATGTGGCGACACCGTTGTTTGACGGCGCCGATCAACCTTTTGCGGCGTTATTGATCCAGCAAGATGCAGAGCAGGGGTTAGGTCAAATATTGCAACGGGCGCGCCAAGGTAAGAGCGGTGAAGCATTTGCTTTCACCAGTGACGGGCTAATGCTGTCCAATAGTCGATTTGAAAAACAGCTCCGCGCGCTGGGGTTGCTGGATGCTGATCAGCGCAGCGCTTTAAACCTTAAGCTGGCAGATCCTGGCAGAGCATTAACTGTAAAGCAAAAAGCCGCCGTCGGGGCTAATCAGCCTCTGACATTTTTGGTGCAGCAGGCGCTTAAACAGGAGCAAGGCATCGATGTCGATGGCTACCGTGATTACCGTGGCGTGGAAGTGGTTGGCGCATGGCAGTGGGATGATAAGTTAGGCTTTGGTATTGCCGTAGAGATGGACGCCACCGAAGCATTTACCTTGTCCCGTCAGGGGATTTTTTCTGCGATTGGTTGGACTGTCCTGTTAGCTACCGGCACCTTGGCTTTTGCCATCATCATGATCCGCCATCGACGCCGCTTTCAAAAGCAGGATCGATTGCTCACCGAGCTGATTAATCGCGCCCCCATACAGTTGTCTATTAAAGATCTGGAAGGGCGTTATCTGTTGGTCAATGATGCGTTAGCGAGTCGCTATGGGCGGGACAAAAAGAACATTGTGGGTGGCACGGTTGAGCAGTTTCTTTCGCTCCCTGAAGCGCGCTTAGTGAGAAAACATGATCAAGAGGTGTTAGATACAACGCAGGTGCAGCTGTTTGAGGAAACATTTCACCTCGCTGATGAGCAAGAAGTATTACGCACCATACGCTTTCCTTTGCTCGATCTGGAAGGTCGTATTGAAGCGCTGTGCGCTATTGCCATTGATGTCACCGAAGAGGCATCGTTGCGCGAAGCGCTACGCCAGTTGAATGATGAGTTGGAGCAGCGGGTCGCCCAACGAACACTAGAAGCGATCCAGGCGAATAAAGCGAAAAGTGAGTTTTTAGCCAACATGAGCCATGAGATCCGCACGCCGATGAATGCGGTGTTGGGGATGGTGCAGTTGCTGCTGAATACCCCACTGACTGCGCAACAGAAAGATTACGTCGACAAGGCACAGCTTTCAGCCAAATCTCTATTGCAGATCATCAATGACATACTCGATTTTTCTAAAATCGAGGCGGGCAAACTGGCCCTAGAGAAGATTGAATTTTCCTTGGATAAGGTGCTGGATCAAGCGGTTAGTTTAACTTCCCATAAATTGGTAGGTAAGAATGTCGAACTGTTGTTAGCGCTAGATCCTGATGTACCGACTCAGCTGCTTGGTGATCCACTGCGTTTAACACAGGTGCTGACAAATCTATTAAGTAACGCCAGCAAGTTTACTCCCCACGGAGAGATCACCCTGCAAGTGCGTTGTATTGAAGAGCAGAGGGGCAACGCAAACCTGGAATTTAAAGTCATAGATTCCGGTATTGGTATTGAAGCTGAACGTTTAGAGTCGCTGTTTTCACCCTTTGAGCAGGCCGATGGCTCGACCACTCGGCAGTTTGGTGGCACCGGCTTGGGACTGTCAATCTGCAAGCGCTTAGTTGAGCTGATGGGGGGTGACATCTCGGTCACTAGCGATGTTGGGAAAGGCACCAGTTTCAGCTTCTGTTTGAATTTCGTGACCCTGGAGAAAGATGCTCCAATTTCGCTAAGTCGTGCGTTGCAAGGCAAGTTGGCTTTGGTGGTGGATGATAGCGCCGGTGCTCGAAACATCTACGCCAATATGCTGCAAAGCTTTGGTGTGGAGGTGGTTGAGGCGCAGGACGGAGAGGTGGCGTTAGCTGAGATTATGAAGCGGGCAAGGGCAAATACGCCGTTTCAATTGCTGTTGGTAGATTGGAAAATGCCGAAGATGGATGGTCTGCAGTTACTCGACCACCTGCTTGAGATGCAACATGAAAACCCGGTATTTGCCATGCCGCGGGTGCTCATGATGACGGCGTTTGGTTATGAAGATGATTTTGCCCGTCAGCACCATATGCTATCCAGTCGCACGCTTTATAAGCCGTTTACTCCCTCGGCACTATTCGATCAGCTCTGTGAGTTGTTCCAGGTTCAACCCTTGGTCGATGAGCATCAGGGCGAGCGCTATATCGATTTGACTGGCTGTCGATTGTTACTGGTGGAAGATAATCCAATCAACCAGCAGGTGGCCGCCGAGCTTTTGCTCAGTCGTGGTGCTGATGTGTCGATAGCGAGCAGCGGCGTGCAAGCGTTGTCAATGCAGGCTAAAGAGCAGTTTGATCTGATCTTGATGGATATTCAGATGCCTGAGATGGACGGTCTCGAAGCGGCGCGGCAGCTGCGTGACCGTGGCGTCGACACGCCAATTATCGCGATGACTGCACATGCGATGAATGAAGATAAAGAGAAAAGCTTGGCTGCGGGGATGAATGACCACGTCACTAAACCGATTGACGCCGACCATCTATTCTCTGTCATCGCGCACTGGCTGGGGCTGTCTCAGTCACAAGAAAAGCAGCAACAGGAATCACAAATTTTCAATGGCGATTTTGCCCTCCGTCAGTGTTCAGACAATAAAGTGTTGCTGGGCAATAGCTTGCGTAGTTTTGTTGGCGAAGCGGCAAAATCAATGGAGGCGATAGCCGAGTTCCATCGTAACCGCCAGGGCGAGGAACTTGTCGCTTTGTTGCATCGCCTCAAAGGTAGCGCGGGTAACCTAGGGATGCAGCCGTTGTCAGCGAGTTTGGCTCAGGGGCAACAGCTGTGCGAACAGAGTAACTATGATGATGAATATGAGGGATGGGTCACCGACTTCCGTGCTCTGTTTCAACAGACTATCCAATCAGTAAAAAGTTATTTAGATGACAACGCCGATCCTGTGTCACGTATCGTGCCAGTGCCAAGGGATGCGTTATTGGGGCGCTTGGAAGCGCTTCGCGTCCGGATTCAGGACGGTGAGTATATTGATGATCAGGAGATCGCTAGATTAAAGGCCAGCTTTAGGGCTGGTGAAGATAGTGCGTTATTTGAGCAGTTGAGCCTTAGTTTGATCTCCTTAGATCAGGAAGCCGCATTGAACTATTTGTCTCAACTGCTGGAATTATTGCGCGCCCGCTACAGATAA
- a CDS encoding putative bifunctional diguanylate cyclase/phosphodiesterase produces MSILPEVVTLCSQSSNGWDQQLNEIDCQWNPLNSVAQVDAATPRSVSLLLVDSAMADTAAIGHWKRLGFGVVVVTEHSDPDEQTELLKAGAVDVLTLPLSNELLQQRLSGLWQLIVAQGTVDPLTQLPNRRSLTAQLQLQLQSAQQQGLPFALMFVDLEFFKAVNDLHGHSFGDLLLREVAIQMAQEIPEDHLLCRYGGDEFVVLLPADASSETLARQLAIRLISVLEQPFEVQGRRITLGASVGISIYPEHGDSAELLLKHADIAMFHAKSRGVGDVMLYSRFMAEDSDYRQTLEQRLPTALAEQQLVMYYQPVVDLLASKVVSAEALLRWEEPELGLISPGDFLPVIDAAGLGEQLGEYILNQVCQTLVCWQQAGIQLSIAINLSNFQLDTVDFLNRVHSVVEAHELDMHQLQFEITESMLFTSTERKLEQLSSLRRAGAEIILDDFGFGRSDLSTLIRMPLSAIKIDRRFVAQACDNSDMRLLVKSLIQFAQSLDKRVVAEGIESQQQRDLLLFLGCEMGQGFEFAHPMPGELFIDWYHQDHELRVITQPAQQSPPLTEEREGF; encoded by the coding sequence ATGAGTATTCTGCCAGAAGTTGTAACCCTATGTTCGCAATCATCTAATGGCTGGGATCAGCAATTAAATGAGATCGATTGCCAGTGGAATCCACTGAATTCTGTTGCGCAAGTTGACGCAGCGACACCGCGATCAGTCAGTTTATTGTTGGTTGATAGCGCTATGGCTGACACGGCTGCGATTGGTCACTGGAAACGCCTTGGTTTTGGCGTGGTCGTGGTGACTGAACATAGTGATCCCGATGAGCAAACCGAGTTATTAAAAGCCGGTGCGGTCGATGTTTTAACGCTGCCTCTTTCCAATGAGTTACTCCAGCAGCGATTGTCAGGGCTTTGGCAATTGATCGTGGCTCAAGGCACGGTTGATCCATTGACGCAGTTACCTAATCGCCGAAGTTTAACGGCTCAGCTACAGCTGCAGTTGCAGAGTGCCCAGCAGCAAGGGTTGCCGTTTGCTTTGATGTTTGTCGATTTGGAGTTTTTCAAAGCCGTTAACGATCTGCACGGACACAGTTTTGGTGACCTATTGCTGCGTGAAGTGGCAATACAGATGGCGCAGGAGATCCCTGAAGATCATCTATTGTGTCGCTATGGAGGGGACGAGTTTGTGGTCTTGTTGCCGGCTGATGCCTCATCTGAGACTTTGGCGCGGCAGTTAGCGATACGGCTGATTAGCGTGTTAGAGCAACCTTTCGAAGTGCAGGGGCGACGCATTACCTTAGGTGCCAGCGTGGGGATCAGTATCTACCCTGAGCATGGTGACAGCGCCGAGCTACTATTGAAACATGCCGATATTGCGATGTTTCATGCGAAGAGCCGTGGCGTTGGTGATGTCATGCTCTATTCTCGCTTTATGGCGGAAGATTCTGATTATCGCCAAACCCTGGAACAACGCTTACCTACCGCACTCGCTGAGCAGCAGTTGGTTATGTATTACCAGCCTGTTGTTGATCTTTTGGCATCCAAAGTTGTCAGTGCAGAAGCATTGCTGCGCTGGGAAGAGCCTGAGTTGGGGTTGATCTCACCTGGCGACTTTTTACCCGTGATTGATGCCGCAGGTCTTGGTGAGCAGCTGGGTGAATACATTCTTAACCAGGTATGTCAGACCTTAGTGTGCTGGCAGCAGGCGGGGATCCAATTATCGATTGCTATCAACTTATCAAACTTCCAGCTCGACACTGTCGACTTCCTCAATCGGGTTCACTCAGTTGTTGAAGCGCACGAACTGGATATGCATCAACTGCAGTTTGAGATCACTGAGTCGATGCTGTTTACCTCAACGGAGCGCAAGCTAGAGCAATTGTCATCGCTGCGCCGTGCCGGTGCGGAGATCATCCTGGATGATTTTGGTTTTGGTCGCTCGGACCTCAGCACCTTGATCCGAATGCCCTTGTCCGCCATTAAGATTGATAGACGTTTTGTTGCCCAAGCCTGTGACAACAGTGACATGCGCCTGTTGGTAAAAAGCTTGATCCAGTTTGCTCAGTCACTTGATAAGCGGGTGGTTGCTGAAGGGATAGAATCCCAGCAACAACGTGATTTGCTGCTATTTTTGGGCTGTGAGATGGGGCAAGGCTTTGAGTTTGCCCATCCAATGCCGGGAGAACTCTTTATTGATTGGTACCATCAAGACCATGAGTTACGGGTCATCACGCAACCAGCACAGCAGTCCCCACCGCTGACAGAGGAGCGTGAAGGCTTTTGA